Proteins found in one Limnohabitans sp. TEGF004 genomic segment:
- a CDS encoding TRAP transporter large permease subunit: protein MKKEIWFGLSIMAMVVLAAFIFLPPAAEMTNGHLGLLMLALVVVAIMLGFPTAFTLMGMGMIFAWLAYRSQNPDLAVMQTLDLMVQRTYSVMSNDVLISIPLFVFMGYLIERANLIEKLFKSMHLAAARVPGSLAVATIITCAIFATATGIVGAVVTLMGLLALPAMLRAGYSVQLSAGAITAGGCLGILIPPSVMLIVYGATAGVSVVKLYAGAFFPGIMLATLYVGYVIIVAKLKPHLAPPMSAEDRYVPLPPVAQELATTISDKAVPALIAAIKGKRNAAVPMNELLKQLGIALLPAISAVVIMGAIFMAVTAPAPVEDTQGVVEMSSGFDDAAPEEEAGGLAEPDALQAPPGSEAPVAKVAAEVAPAAEVAPTEPAAAQERLDAPAAFWIGLVSVIVAMVIFYAYFSFTRLEIFKMLLGSFFPLALMILAVLGTIVFGLATPTEAAAMGSMGGLLLAGAYRRLNMTVMRESVYLTAKTSAMVCWLFVGSSIFSAAFALLGGQELINTWVLGMDLTPTQFMILAQVVIFLLGWPLEWTEIIVIFMPIFIPLLPHFNIDPLFFGLLVALNLQTAFLSPPVAMAAFYLKGVSPPHVTLNQIFAGMLPFMAIQVFAIFLLYMFPAIGMWLPNVLYK, encoded by the coding sequence ATGAAAAAAGAAATATGGTTCGGCTTATCCATCATGGCCATGGTCGTGTTGGCAGCCTTTATTTTCCTGCCGCCTGCGGCAGAGATGACCAACGGTCACCTAGGTTTACTGATGCTTGCGCTGGTGGTGGTTGCCATCATGTTGGGCTTCCCCACCGCCTTTACCCTGATGGGCATGGGCATGATCTTCGCGTGGCTGGCCTACCGAAGTCAAAACCCTGATCTCGCCGTCATGCAGACGCTTGACCTGATGGTGCAACGCACCTATTCGGTCATGTCTAACGATGTGCTGATTTCAATCCCGCTGTTTGTGTTCATGGGTTACCTCATTGAACGCGCCAACTTGATTGAAAAGCTCTTCAAAAGCATGCACTTGGCCGCAGCTCGCGTGCCTGGCTCTTTGGCCGTGGCCACCATCATTACCTGCGCCATCTTCGCGACTGCGACCGGCATTGTGGGTGCAGTCGTGACCTTGATGGGCTTGCTGGCTTTGCCCGCCATGTTGCGCGCGGGTTACAGCGTGCAGTTGTCGGCGGGTGCGATTACTGCAGGCGGTTGTTTGGGTATCTTGATCCCACCCTCCGTCATGTTGATCGTCTACGGTGCAACCGCCGGCGTGTCAGTGGTTAAGTTGTATGCAGGTGCGTTCTTCCCCGGCATCATGTTGGCCACTTTGTACGTGGGCTACGTGATCATCGTGGCCAAGCTCAAGCCACACTTGGCCCCGCCCATGTCGGCTGAAGACCGCTATGTGCCGCTGCCACCTGTGGCACAAGAGTTGGCCACCACCATCAGCGACAAAGCTGTGCCCGCCTTGATCGCTGCGATCAAAGGCAAGCGCAACGCCGCTGTGCCAATGAACGAACTGCTCAAGCAATTGGGCATTGCCCTGTTGCCTGCCATTTCGGCAGTGGTGATCATGGGCGCGATCTTCATGGCCGTGACTGCACCTGCTCCGGTTGAAGACACGCAAGGCGTGGTCGAGATGAGCAGCGGCTTTGACGACGCAGCCCCTGAAGAGGAAGCTGGCGGCTTGGCTGAACCTGATGCCTTGCAAGCACCTCCCGGCTCTGAAGCCCCGGTGGCCAAAGTGGCTGCCGAAGTTGCACCTGCTGCAGAAGTAGCTCCTACCGAGCCTGCAGCTGCGCAAGAGCGCTTGGATGCGCCTGCAGCTTTCTGGATCGGCTTGGTCAGCGTGATTGTGGCCATGGTCATCTTCTACGCCTACTTCAGCTTCACGCGTCTTGAGATTTTCAAGATGTTGCTGGGCTCGTTCTTCCCACTGGCCTTGATGATCTTGGCCGTGCTGGGCACCATCGTGTTTGGCTTGGCCACACCAACGGAAGCTGCGGCGATGGGATCGATGGGCGGCTTGTTGCTGGCCGGTGCTTACCGCCGCCTCAACATGACGGTGATGCGCGAATCGGTGTACCTAACGGCCAAGACCAGCGCCATGGTGTGCTGGTTGTTTGTGGGCTCTAGCATCTTCTCGGCAGCGTTTGCGCTGTTGGGCGGACAAGAGCTGATCAACACCTGGGTGCTGGGCATGGACCTGACGCCAACTCAGTTCATGATCTTGGCGCAAGTCGTGATCTTCTTGCTGGGCTGGCCGCTGGAGTGGACTGAAATCATTGTGATTTTCATGCCCATCTTCATCCCCTTGCTGCCGCACTTCAACATCGACCCGCTGTTCTTCGGCTTGTTGGTGGCGTTGAACCTGCAAACCGCCTTCTTGAGCCCACCTGTGGCGATGGCAGCGTTCTATCTGAAGGGTGTGAGCCCTCCTCATGTGACGTTGAACCAGATCTTTGCGGGCATGTTGCCGTTCATGGCGATCCAAGTGTTTGCCATCTTCTTGCTGTACATGTTCCCAGCAATTGGCATGTGGCTGCCTAACGTGCTTTACAAATAA
- a CDS encoding 3-hydroxybutyryl-CoA dehydrogenase, translating into MSIQTVGIIGAGTMGNGIAQACAVSGVNVVMVDISDAAVAKGLATVAGSLDRLIKKEKITEADKATALSRIKTSTSYDDLKGAQLVIEAATENYDLKVKIVKQLDGMLAPEAIIASNTSSISITKLAAVTTRADRFIGMHFFNPVPMMALVEIIRGLQTSDATHAAVHDLSTRLGKSPITVKNAPGFVVNRILVPMINEAFFVLAEGVATAEDIDAGMKLGCNQPIGPLALADMIGLDVCVAVMDVYLQEFGDSKYRACPLLKEMVAAGQLGRKTGKGVYTY; encoded by the coding sequence ATGAGCATTCAAACCGTAGGCATCATCGGCGCTGGCACCATGGGCAACGGCATCGCACAAGCATGTGCTGTGTCTGGCGTGAACGTGGTGATGGTCGACATCTCTGACGCAGCCGTGGCCAAAGGCCTCGCCACTGTGGCGGGCAGCTTGGACCGTTTGATCAAGAAAGAAAAAATCACCGAAGCCGACAAAGCCACTGCCTTGTCGCGCATCAAAACCAGCACCAGTTACGACGACCTCAAAGGCGCGCAACTGGTCATCGAAGCAGCGACTGAGAACTACGACCTCAAGGTCAAAATCGTCAAGCAACTCGACGGCATGCTGGCCCCTGAAGCCATCATCGCGTCCAACACATCATCTATCTCCATCACCAAGCTAGCCGCCGTCACCACCCGTGCCGACCGCTTCATTGGCATGCACTTTTTCAACCCCGTGCCGATGATGGCCTTGGTTGAAATCATCCGTGGCTTGCAAACGTCTGATGCCACACACGCGGCCGTGCATGACTTGTCCACACGCTTGGGTAAGAGCCCCATCACCGTGAAGAACGCTCCTGGCTTTGTGGTCAACCGCATCTTGGTGCCCATGATCAACGAAGCTTTCTTTGTGTTGGCCGAAGGTGTGGCCACCGCCGAAGACATCGATGCAGGCATGAAGCTCGGTTGCAACCAACCCATCGGCCCATTGGCCTTGGCTGACATGATTGGCCTGGATGTGTGTGTGGCCGTGATGGACGTGTACTTGCAAGAGTTTGGTGACAGCAAATACCGCGCTTGCCCCTTGCTCAAAGAGATGGTGGCTGCTGGCCAGCTCGGTCGCAAGACCGGCAAAGGCGTGTACACCTACTAA
- the asd gene encoding archaetidylserine decarboxylase (Phosphatidylserine decarboxylase is synthesized as a single chain precursor. Generation of the pyruvoyl active site from a Ser is coupled to cleavage of a Gly-Ser bond between the larger (beta) and smaller (alpha chains). It is an integral membrane protein.) gives MPKQLLTQLAGAVARARCGKWTHALIKWFVGKYQVNMDEAAQPDITQYACFNDFFTRALKPGARPLADAAFVCPVDGAISQLGHIDGDQVFQAKGHSYSTQALVGGDATLAAQFQDGEFATIYLSPKDYHRIHMPSAGRLRRMIHVPGDLFSVNPATARGVPGLFARNERVVCVFDMPAASGEKPQQYVLVLVGATIVGSMATPWHGVVNPPRPGTVREWTYDDQDLSLKQGDEMGRFLLGSTVVLLWPKNTIAFNPAWQAAQGVRLGEKMGDAA, from the coding sequence ATGCCCAAGCAACTGCTGACACAGCTTGCGGGCGCTGTGGCGCGTGCGCGTTGTGGCAAATGGACGCATGCCCTCATCAAGTGGTTTGTGGGCAAGTACCAAGTCAACATGGACGAGGCGGCACAGCCCGACATCACGCAGTACGCATGCTTCAACGACTTCTTCACCCGCGCCTTAAAGCCTGGCGCACGCCCCTTGGCTGATGCCGCGTTTGTGTGCCCGGTGGATGGCGCGATTAGCCAGCTGGGCCACATCGATGGCGACCAAGTGTTCCAAGCCAAAGGCCACAGCTACAGCACGCAAGCGCTGGTGGGTGGGGACGCGACCTTGGCGGCTCAATTTCAAGATGGCGAATTCGCCACGATTTACCTCAGCCCCAAGGACTACCACCGCATCCACATGCCCAGCGCGGGCCGCTTGCGCCGCATGATTCATGTGCCCGGTGATTTGTTCTCGGTCAATCCCGCCACAGCGCGTGGCGTGCCTGGCTTGTTTGCGCGCAACGAGCGCGTGGTGTGCGTATTTGACATGCCTGCTGCTTCAGGTGAAAAACCTCAGCAATACGTGTTGGTGTTGGTCGGTGCGACCATCGTGGGCAGCATGGCCACGCCATGGCATGGCGTGGTCAACCCACCCCGCCCCGGCACGGTGCGTGAGTGGACGTATGACGACCAAGACCTGAGCTTGAAACAAGGCGACGAAATGGGCCGCTTCTTGTTGGGCTCCACCGTGGTGTTGCTGTGGCCTAAGAACACCATTGCGTTCAACCCTGCTTGGCAAGCCGCACAAGGTGTGCGCTTGGGCGAGAAGATGGGTGATGCTGCTTAA
- a CDS encoding AMP nucleosidase: MSIRPPFTAPTRHTDADSALAQVQALYQTSLDHLRQAMREFVAGTHFEQRVRAFYPFVRIHTKTGALQANSEGAGLSYGFVAEPGRYETTLTRPDLFAAYYREQFSLLLQNHGGTLEVGVSHQPIPVHFSFAENDHIEGEMSAERRQLMREVFDLPDLTAMDDGIANGTFEAKPNEPQPLSLFTAARMDYSLQRLRHYSGTSPEHFQNYVLFTNYQFYIDEFVRLGHEAMQDPNSEYIAFVEPGNVVTRRVGLPAEANDILGKVPPRLPQMPGYHLVRPDHTGITMVNIGVGPANAKNITDHIAVLRPHAWLMLGHCAGLRNTQQLGDYVLAHGYVREDHVLDEELPLWVPIPALAEIQVALEQAVKDVTQCEGAELKRILRTGTVASTDNRNWELLPDNTPQRRFSQSRAVALDMESATIAANGFRFRVPYGTLLCVSDKPLHGEIKLPGMANHFYRERVDQHLRIGMRAIELLRQQGPAQLHSRKLRSFAEVAFQ, from the coding sequence ATGAGTATTCGCCCACCCTTCACCGCCCCCACCCGTCACACCGACGCCGACAGCGCACTTGCACAAGTGCAGGCGCTGTACCAAACCAGCCTTGACCACCTGCGCCAAGCCATGCGCGAGTTTGTGGCGGGCACGCACTTTGAACAACGTGTGCGGGCGTTCTACCCGTTTGTGCGCATCCACACCAAGACGGGCGCATTGCAAGCCAACAGCGAAGGTGCAGGCTTGAGCTACGGCTTTGTAGCCGAGCCAGGCAGGTATGAGACCACCCTCACACGCCCCGATTTGTTTGCTGCTTATTACCGCGAACAGTTCAGCCTGCTGCTGCAAAACCACGGCGGCACGCTGGAGGTGGGTGTGAGCCATCAGCCGATCCCGGTGCACTTTTCGTTTGCGGAAAACGATCACATTGAAGGCGAGATGAGCGCCGAGCGCCGCCAGCTGATGCGCGAGGTGTTTGACCTGCCCGACCTGACGGCCATGGACGATGGCATTGCCAATGGCACGTTTGAGGCAAAGCCCAACGAGCCGCAGCCTTTGTCGCTATTCACCGCCGCACGCATGGACTATTCGTTACAACGTTTGCGCCATTACAGCGGTACTAGCCCTGAGCATTTTCAGAACTATGTGTTGTTCACCAACTACCAGTTCTACATTGACGAGTTTGTACGCTTGGGCCATGAGGCCATGCAAGACCCCAACAGCGAATACATCGCGTTTGTGGAGCCTGGCAACGTGGTCACGCGTCGCGTAGGCTTGCCCGCAGAAGCCAACGATATCTTGGGCAAAGTGCCACCTCGTCTGCCGCAAATGCCCGGCTACCACTTGGTACGCCCAGATCACACCGGCATCACCATGGTGAACATTGGCGTGGGCCCAGCCAACGCGAAGAACATCACCGACCACATCGCAGTGCTGCGCCCTCATGCGTGGCTAATGCTGGGCCACTGCGCGGGCTTGCGTAACACGCAGCAGCTGGGCGACTACGTGCTGGCCCACGGCTATGTGCGCGAAGACCATGTGCTGGACGAAGAGCTGCCGCTGTGGGTGCCTATTCCCGCGCTGGCTGAAATCCAAGTGGCGCTAGAGCAGGCAGTGAAAGACGTGACGCAGTGCGAAGGCGCAGAACTCAAACGCATTTTGCGCACAGGCACTGTGGCCAGCACCGACAACCGCAACTGGGAACTGCTGCCAGACAACACGCCCCAACGCCGCTTTAGCCAAAGCCGCGCGGTGGCGCTGGACATGGAAAGCGCCACGATTGCCGCGAATGGATTTAGGTTCCGTGTGCCCTACGGCACGCTGCTGTGCGTGAGCGATAAGCCGCTGCACGGCGAGATCAAACTGCCGGGCATGGCCAACCACTTCTACCGAGAGCGTGTGGACCAACATTTGCGCATTGGCATGCGCGCCATTGAGCTGCTGCGCCAGCAAGGGCCTGCACAACTGCACAGCCGGAAGTTGCGGAGCTTTGCTGAGGTGGCGTTTCAATAA
- the icmF gene encoding fused isobutyryl-CoA mutase/GTPase IcmF, with product MSDLSAEFQALANYKPTQKVRFVTAASLFDGHDAAINIMRRILQGMGAEVIHLGHNRSVDEVVTAALQEDVQGIAISSYQGGHVEYFKYMVDLLRQRGGEHIQVFGGGGGVIVPPEIRELQAYGVTRIYSPEDGQKMGLQGMIGEMIMRCDKDLSNYAPTALKEIQGHDEMAWRKLAQLITALENEKADHNMVEAVRKESLTRHVPVLGITGTGGAGKSSLTDELVRRIRLDQGDALRIAVISIDPSRRKSGGALLGDRIRMNAISPWSSGQRVFMRSLATRDFGSEISAALPDVLAATKCAGFDLIIVETSGIGQGDAAIVPHVDVPMYVMTPEFGAASQLEKIDMLDFAEFIAINKFDRKGASDALRDVAKQVQRNKEAWHTPTEEMPVFGTMAARFNDDGVTALYQALKGRLTELGLTFKEGRLPLVNVRHSSNQTPVVPAARTRYLAEITDTVRGYKKRARTQAKLAREIQQLREAARMLAEDKPGRAKASEAAIDLAFAREENLGGAERKLLAQWPDMQAAYAGDEYVVKIRDKEIRTALTTKSLSGTVIRKVALPTYEDHGEILKWLMLDNVPGSYPYTAGTFAFKREGEDPTRMFAGEGDPFRTNRRFKLVSEGMEAKRLSTAFDSVTLYGNDPDPRPDIYGKVGNSGVNVATLDDMKVLYDGFDLCNPTTSVSMTINGPAPSILAMFMNTAIDQNIEKFKKDNGRDPTETETAKIKEWVMQNVRGTVQADILKEDQGQNTCLFSTEFSLKVMGDIAQYFVHNQVRNFYSVSISGYHIAEAGANPISQLAFTLSNGFTFVEAYLARGMHIDDFAPNLSFFFSNGMDPEYTVMGRVARRIWAVAMKEKYGANERSQKLKYHIQTSGRSLHAQEIQFNDIRTTLQALIAIYDNCNSLHTNAFDEAITTPTEDSVRRAMAIQLIINREWGLAKNENPSQGAFIIEDLTELVEEAVLAEFERIAERGGVLGAMETGYQRGKIQDESMTYEMLKHTGELPIIGVNTFRNPHGEQVMDKLELARSTEEEKLSQLNRLNDFHTRHKAEAEVQLARLQQAVIDNANVFEVLMDAVRVCSLGQITNALFEVGGQYRRNM from the coding sequence ATGTCTGACCTGTCCGCCGAATTCCAAGCCCTTGCCAACTACAAGCCAACGCAAAAAGTGCGCTTTGTCACGGCTGCATCTTTGTTTGACGGCCACGATGCCGCCATCAACATCATGCGTCGCATCTTGCAAGGCATGGGCGCTGAGGTGATTCACTTGGGCCACAACCGCTCTGTGGACGAAGTGGTGACGGCTGCGCTGCAAGAAGACGTGCAAGGCATTGCCATTAGCTCGTACCAAGGCGGCCACGTGGAGTACTTCAAGTACATGGTCGATTTGCTGCGCCAACGCGGTGGCGAACACATCCAAGTGTTTGGCGGCGGTGGTGGCGTGATCGTGCCCCCAGAAATTCGCGAGCTGCAAGCCTACGGCGTGACACGCATTTACAGCCCAGAAGACGGCCAGAAAATGGGCCTGCAAGGCATGATTGGCGAGATGATCATGCGCTGCGACAAAGACTTGTCAAACTATGCGCCAACTGCTCTGAAAGAGATTCAAGGCCATGACGAAATGGCTTGGCGTAAATTAGCGCAGCTCATCACCGCGTTAGAAAACGAGAAGGCCGACCACAACATGGTTGAAGCGGTGCGCAAAGAATCGCTCACCCGTCATGTGCCGGTGTTGGGCATCACGGGCACTGGCGGTGCGGGCAAGTCGTCGCTCACCGACGAGCTGGTGCGCCGCATCCGTTTAGACCAAGGCGATGCGCTACGCATTGCCGTGATCTCTATCGACCCATCACGCCGTAAGAGCGGCGGCGCATTGCTGGGTGACCGCATCCGCATGAATGCCATTTCGCCTTGGAGCAGCGGTCAGCGCGTGTTCATGCGTTCACTCGCCACGCGCGACTTTGGCAGCGAAATCAGCGCCGCCCTGCCCGATGTATTGGCCGCCACCAAGTGCGCGGGCTTTGATCTGATCATTGTGGAAACCTCAGGCATTGGCCAAGGCGATGCCGCCATCGTGCCGCACGTAGATGTGCCCATGTATGTGATGACGCCCGAGTTTGGCGCCGCCAGCCAGCTGGAAAAAATCGACATGCTGGACTTTGCCGAGTTCATCGCCATCAACAAATTCGACCGCAAAGGCGCCAGCGACGCGCTGCGCGATGTGGCCAAGCAAGTGCAACGCAACAAAGAAGCGTGGCACACACCGACCGAAGAAATGCCGGTATTCGGCACCATGGCCGCACGCTTCAACGACGACGGCGTGACCGCCCTGTACCAAGCCCTCAAAGGCCGCTTGACCGAGCTGGGCCTGACATTCAAAGAAGGCCGCTTGCCCTTGGTGAACGTGCGCCACAGCAGCAACCAAACACCCGTCGTGCCAGCCGCACGCACACGCTACTTGGCTGAAATTACCGACACCGTGCGCGGCTACAAAAAGCGTGCACGTACACAAGCCAAACTGGCCCGCGAAATTCAACAACTGCGCGAAGCCGCACGCATGTTGGCCGAAGACAAGCCCGGCCGTGCCAAAGCCTCTGAAGCCGCCATCGACTTGGCCTTTGCGCGCGAAGAAAACTTAGGCGGCGCAGAGCGCAAGCTGCTGGCCCAATGGCCAGACATGCAAGCCGCCTACGCAGGCGACGAGTACGTGGTGAAGATTCGCGACAAAGAGATTCGCACCGCACTCACCACCAAGTCACTCAGCGGCACGGTGATTCGCAAAGTGGCGTTGCCCACGTATGAAGACCACGGCGAAATTTTGAAATGGCTCATGCTCGACAACGTGCCCGGCAGCTACCCCTACACCGCTGGCACGTTTGCATTCAAGCGCGAAGGCGAAGACCCAACGCGCATGTTTGCCGGTGAAGGCGACCCCTTCCGCACCAACCGCCGCTTTAAGCTGGTGAGCGAGGGCATGGAGGCCAAGCGTTTGTCCACCGCGTTTGACTCGGTCACGCTCTACGGAAACGATCCAGACCCACGTCCGGACATTTACGGCAAGGTGGGCAACTCAGGCGTGAACGTGGCCACGCTGGACGACATGAAGGTGCTGTACGACGGGTTTGACCTGTGCAATCCCACCACCAGCGTGTCGATGACCATCAACGGGCCAGCACCGTCCATCTTGGCGATGTTCATGAACACGGCCATTGACCAAAACATTGAGAAGTTCAAAAAGGACAACGGCCGCGACCCGACCGAGACCGAGACCGCGAAGATCAAAGAGTGGGTCATGCAAAACGTGCGCGGCACGGTGCAAGCCGATATCTTGAAAGAAGACCAAGGTCAAAACACGTGCTTGTTCAGCACTGAGTTTTCATTGAAGGTAATGGGCGACATCGCGCAGTACTTTGTGCACAACCAAGTGCGCAACTTCTACAGCGTGTCGATCAGCGGCTATCACATTGCCGAAGCGGGTGCGAACCCCATCTCTCAATTAGCGTTCACGTTGTCGAATGGTTTCACGTTTGTGGAAGCCTACTTGGCGCGCGGCATGCACATTGACGACTTCGCGCCAAACCTGAGCTTCTTCTTCAGCAACGGCATGGACCCCGAGTACACCGTGATGGGCCGCGTGGCGCGTCGCATCTGGGCTGTGGCGATGAAAGAGAAATACGGCGCGAATGAGCGTTCACAAAAGCTGAAATATCACATCCAAACTTCTGGCCGTTCATTGCACGCGCAAGAGATTCAGTTCAACGACATCCGCACCACGCTGCAAGCGCTGATTGCGATTTACGACAACTGCAACTCCCTGCATACCAACGCGTTTGACGAAGCCATCACCACGCCCACCGAAGACTCGGTGCGTCGCGCCATGGCGATTCAGCTCATCATCAACCGCGAGTGGGGCTTGGCTAAAAACGAAAACCCAAGCCAAGGTGCCTTCATCATTGAAGACCTCACCGAGTTGGTGGAAGAAGCCGTGCTGGCCGAGTTCGAACGCATTGCAGAGCGCGGCGGTGTGTTGGGCGCAATGGAAACCGGCTACCAACGCGGCAAGATTCAAGACGAATCGATGACCTACGAAATGCTCAAGCACACCGGCGAGCTGCCCATCATCGGCGTCAACACCTTCCGAAACCCGCACGGCGAGCAAGTGATGGACAAGCTCGAACTGGCCCGCTCGACCGAAGAGGAAAAGCTGAGCCAACTCAACCGCTTGAACGACTTCCACACCCGCCACAAGGCCGAAGCCGAGGTGCAACTGGCACGCCTGCAACAAGCCGTCATCGACAACGCCAACGTGTTTGAGGTGTTGATGGACGCGGTGCGTGTATGTTCACTGGGACAAATCACCAACGCCCTGTTTGAAGTGGGTGGACAGTACCGTCGCAATATGTAA
- a CDS encoding ABC transporter permease: protein MHTYFRFWPVFLRNLLVWRKLAIPSLVANIAEPLMWLVAFGYGLGALVGEVTLDEQKVPYILFLASGSICMSAMNAATFEALYSAFSRMHVQKTWDGILNAPMRLDDVLLAEMLWAAFKALFTITAILGVMFALGITQSWKLLAAWPILLCVGITFSCIALIFNALAKGYDFFTYYFTLFLTPMMFLSGVFFPRDQLPGIVRDISEWLPLTQAIALVRPLFLDQWPTNTALHLGVLAVYTVVAWKIALHLTKKRFRA, encoded by the coding sequence ATGCACACCTATTTCCGTTTCTGGCCCGTCTTCTTGCGCAACCTCTTGGTCTGGCGCAAGCTGGCTATTCCCAGCCTCGTGGCCAACATTGCCGAACCTTTGATGTGGCTCGTTGCCTTTGGCTACGGTCTTGGCGCCCTAGTTGGCGAAGTGACTTTGGACGAACAAAAAGTCCCTTACATCTTGTTTTTGGCCAGCGGCTCCATCTGCATGAGCGCCATGAATGCTGCGACGTTTGAAGCGCTGTACTCGGCCTTCTCGCGCATGCATGTGCAAAAAACTTGGGACGGCATCTTGAACGCCCCCATGCGTTTGGACGATGTGCTCTTGGCCGAAATGTTGTGGGCGGCCTTCAAAGCCCTGTTCACCATCACCGCCATTTTGGGCGTGATGTTTGCACTGGGCATCACCCAAAGCTGGAAGCTTTTGGCCGCGTGGCCGATCCTTTTGTGCGTGGGCATCACCTTCAGCTGCATCGCGCTCATCTTCAATGCACTGGCCAAAGGCTATGACTTCTTTACCTACTACTTCACGCTGTTCCTCACACCCATGATGTTCTTGAGCGGCGTGTTCTTCCCGCGTGATCAGCTGCCCGGCATCGTGCGCGACATCTCAGAATGGCTGCCCCTCACCCAAGCCATTGCATTGGTACGCCCTTTATTCCTTGACCAGTGGCCCACGAATACAGCGTTACACCTAGGGGTGCTGGCCGTCTACACAGTGGTCGCTTGGAAGATCGCCCTTCACCTAACGAAGAAACGCTTTCGCGCTTAA
- a CDS encoding TRAP transporter small permease subunit, with product MQKLLLTIDKISTQVGQAFAWLIFALTLMITWEVVSRYAFDNPHPWAFDVMSMMYGSLFMMAGAYTLSKNGHVRGDVLYGFFTPRLQAGLDLALYIIFFIPGIVALAWAGFEFAGESWAISEHSNITADGPPVYPFKTIIPIAGVLLLLQGLVEIVRCVVCLQQGEWPSRGDDVDEVDVEKLKEMVNVKDEDIAKLDAYVVGDKEAHK from the coding sequence ATGCAAAAACTATTACTCACCATTGACAAAATCAGCACACAGGTTGGCCAAGCGTTTGCTTGGCTAATTTTTGCGCTCACACTCATGATCACATGGGAGGTTGTATCGCGCTACGCGTTTGACAATCCGCACCCTTGGGCCTTTGACGTCATGAGCATGATGTACGGCTCGCTGTTCATGATGGCCGGCGCTTACACCTTGTCTAAAAACGGGCATGTGCGCGGCGACGTGTTGTACGGCTTTTTCACACCGCGCTTGCAAGCAGGTTTGGATTTGGCGCTGTACATCATCTTCTTTATTCCAGGCATCGTGGCCTTGGCTTGGGCTGGCTTTGAATTCGCTGGCGAATCTTGGGCCATCAGCGAGCACTCCAACATCACGGCCGACGGCCCACCTGTTTACCCGTTCAAAACCATCATTCCAATTGCAGGCGTGCTACTGCTGCTGCAAGGCTTGGTCGAGATCGTGCGCTGCGTGGTTTGTTTGCAGCAAGGCGAATGGCCCTCGCGTGGTGATGACGTGGACGAAGTCGACGTTGAAAAACTCAAAGAAATGGTCAACGTGAAAGACGAAGACATCGCCAAGCTCGATGCCTACGTTGTGGGTGACAAGGAAGCACACAAATGA
- a CDS encoding ATP-binding cassette domain-containing protein produces the protein MSTPLFECNHLLKRYGDNTVVNDVSFSIAPGECLGVIGPNGAGKTTTLRMCLGLAQPDGGSINAFGLSMPDDALAIKARLGVVSQFDTLDPDFTCAENLMVFGRYFGMKKADIQARIPQLLEFAALSHKANAKPGELSGGMKRRLSLARALINNPDLLLLDEPTTGLDPQARHLMWERLQQLLQQGKSILLTTHFMDEAERLCNRLLVLDHGKKIAEGTPRDLIAQHLEPDVVEVYGNGALALVDSPITGLAQRVETSGETVFFYTQDAAQLLQALSAHAGLRTLHRPANLEDLFLKMTGRQIREEG, from the coding sequence ATGAGCACCCCACTTTTTGAATGCAATCACCTTCTCAAACGCTACGGTGACAACACCGTGGTGAACGACGTGTCTTTCAGCATTGCCCCCGGCGAATGCTTGGGCGTTATTGGACCCAACGGCGCAGGCAAAACCACCACGCTGCGCATGTGCCTTGGGCTTGCACAGCCGGACGGCGGCAGCATCAACGCCTTTGGCTTGTCCATGCCAGATGACGCACTGGCCATCAAAGCACGCTTAGGCGTGGTGAGCCAATTCGACACGCTAGACCCCGACTTCACCTGCGCTGAAAACCTGATGGTGTTTGGCCGCTATTTCGGCATGAAGAAGGCCGACATTCAAGCGCGCATTCCGCAACTGCTGGAGTTCGCTGCGCTTTCGCACAAGGCCAACGCCAAGCCCGGCGAGTTGTCGGGCGGCATGAAGCGCCGACTCAGCCTGGCGCGTGCCCTAATCAACAACCCTGACTTGCTGTTGCTTGACGAGCCCACCACGGGCCTGGACCCGCAAGCCCGCCACCTGATGTGGGAGCGCTTGCAGCAACTGCTGCAACAAGGCAAATCGATTTTGCTGACCACGCACTTCATGGACGAAGCAGAGCGTTTGTGCAACCGTCTGCTGGTACTGGACCACGGCAAAAAAATTGCCGAAGGCACACCGCGTGATTTGATTGCGCAACACCTAGAACCCGATGTGGTGGAGGTGTACGGTAACGGCGCGCTCGCGTTAGTCGACAGCCCGATCACCGGCTTGGCGCAACGTGTGGAAACGAGTGGCGAAACCGTGTTCTTTTACACCCAAGATGCGGCACAACTGCTGCAAGCCCTCAGTGCCCACGCGGGACTGCGCACGTTGCACCGTCCTGCCAACTTGGAAGACTTGTTTTTGAAAATGACCGGACGCCAAATCCGCGAGGAAGGCTAA